From the genome of Passer domesticus isolate bPasDom1 chromosome 12, bPasDom1.hap1, whole genome shotgun sequence:
GGGCTCACTGACTCCAGCGGTAACTGCACTtccttgtccccatccccattgtGGTGCCCTGCCTCATCCCAATACCCATCCCCATCCTTGTCCGCTGTCCTCTTCCTCATCCATGGGGTCAGTCCCTGTCCTCATCTGAATCATAATGCTTATGGCAATCTCCCATCCAGATGCCCATGCAAATCTGAATCTGAATCGCCATGCCATTCCCCTATCCCCATCTTTGTCTCAGTCCCATTCCTCATCCCCATCAGCCATCCCCAAGGCTGACCCACTCCTGTCCCCGTGTCCACCATCGTCACGGTCCGCCCTCCTCgtcccagccccttccccattcccggTGCCGGCGCTGACTCTCCCCTGTCCCGCAGCCTCGCACACGCCGGcggtgctgcagcaggtggcTCTGCCCTTGCTCACCAACGCCCAGTGCAAGGAGTTCTGGGGCTTCCGCATCCGCGACGTGATGGTCTGTGCCGGCGCCGACGGAGCCTCTTCCTGCATGGTAGgtgcccccggccccgctgtccccggcagccccgggccccggGCCGGCGCTCACCCGCTGCCCCGTGCAGGGCGACTCCGGGGGCCCGCTGGTGTGCCAGAAGGACGGCGCCTGGAACCTGGTGGGCATCGtctcctggggcagcagcacctgcgACACCAAGTCGCCCACCGTGTATGCCCGCGTCACCAAGCTTCGTGGCTGGATCGACTCCATCCTGGAGGCCAACTGAGGCTTGCAATAAACTCTGCAATAATCCCCTGAGCACACTGTGTCCTTGTCACCATGCCGGGATGCACAGGAGAGGGGCACAGGCACGGGGCAGGCGGGTGGCAGGGAGTCTGAGGACGGGTGCACGCCGTGGTCTGGGGTCAGTCCTCTGGGCATGAGGACACCTGTCCAGGAACACTGAGCAGCGTGGGACACCTGGCTGGGAACAGAGACAGATGGACGGGGGCATGGGGACCCCTgagtgggaatggggacagatggacagggggacatggggactcCTGTCTGGGAAGGGAGCAGTGTGGGGTCATGTGGTCCCCTATGGGGTCATGGACCCGTGAGCAGCTGTGGGGATACCTGAGCAGACGTGGGTCACCTGTGATGGTAGGGGCCATGGTGAATGCAGTGACTCGGCgcaggcaggggacagcacGGGGACAATGAGCCCAGGCACTGGTGGGAGCCAGGtccccctggcagggacacACTGGCGTGTGGCCGGAGCCACCTTAAGGTGTCAGCGCGGGGGAGGGACAGACAGGCTGCGGGGGAGGGCAGTGTCCCGGTCCTGTTGCCATGTTCCCGTTCTTGTCCCGTTGCAACATGGCCCTGCGGAGGGTGCTGGCGCTggcggcagccccggggcgcCGCAGCCGCTGCTCCAAGGTGGGGCCGGGGCTCCAAAGGCCACTCGGGTCCTGACGTGCCGCCATCAGACCCTCCCCAGCGCATCCCTGACGGGCCCTCGTTGTTCTCCCCGCAGCCCTCGCTGCCCCCTGACTTCGTGGAGGCCCTGAGGGCCGTGGTCGGGGCCCCCAATGTCTCCACGGCCACGGCGGTGCGGGAGCAGCACGGCCACGATGAGTCCATGCACCCGTGAGTGCCCCAGGAGCGGGGAGCCGTGGCGAGGGGAAGGGCCGTGGGAAGGGAAGAGATCCGGGCAAGGCAGGAGCCATTGGAACGGGAAGGGTCGTAGGGGAGGGGCTGGCTCCGGGAATGGGAACTCTGTGGGTAGACaaggggctgtggggaaggCAAGGGGTACGTGAcaagtgccaggctggggaaggGCCACGGGGAGGCTCAAGTGGTTCCGTCAGTTGCTCAgtggtgctgcctgtgccccagctgtgcccctccGGACGTcgtggtgtggccccaggctgtggggcaggtgcaggagctggcagccctCTGTCACGGCCGCCGTGTGCCCATGGTGCCCTTTGGCACCGGTACGGGCCTGGAAGGAGGCGTCAATGCCGTGCAGGTATGGGCTGCCCCGGCCCCTCTGCCCCCCAGGGGCTCTGGGTGTCCGGCCGTGCCCAGAGCCCCGGgtgcccctgtgccagggcgGTGTCTGCTTTGACCTGAGCCGCATGGATGCCATCGCAGAGCTGAGCCTCGAGGACTTCTCGGTGACGGTGGAGCCCGGTGTCACCCGCAAGGCCCTCAATAAGCACCTGCATGGCACCGGGCTCTGGTTCCCTGTCGGTACTGTGGGCATGAGGGGGTCATGGGGGTGGCAGCAATGGAGGGGATGGTGATGAGGACACACTTGAGGAGCCTCTAGGACTGAGGGTGCCACCCTTCCTGTGGTTCTGGAAGGGATGGATTGCCAGGACCAGGAATGCTTGGGGTCATGAGTGACCATCCTCTCTGCCACACCAAACCCACAGGGCCCATGGTGACCATGGCCCCTGGCAAGGTGCTGTGAGGGACACTCATCACATACTGGTTCTGGGGCTATTTGGGCCCCAGTGCTCTGCTTTTCCACTCCTCATTTTCTCCCAACCCTCTTAGGCAAAGCCCTTGTGTTCCATTAACCCTCTGTGCACCTGCAGTCTCCCAAGGCTAGGAGATCTTTTCAGAGGACAGGATCTCTCCAGCACTTCcacagggcctgtccctcaccccAGCAGGCACACGCAGATACCCAGGAGATAAGGGGTGTTTCTAGGCAAATCTTTATACTGCTGAGGGACTTGGGGCAAATTTTTGGAGGGGGCTGCCACGTGGTAGCTCCGGGAACCAGCGGAAGCTTCCCCTGTGTTCAAAAGGCACCAATTTCGGTTCGCGTTTCGGTTACAGCTGGTACTGTAGCACAACCCGAGACATGAGAACGCACAAGTTAGCcccttcctgccccagcagctccccaccACCCCTAACACCCCTGGGGACCCCTATCCCCAGCCTCCAGCACACAAGGGGACAGTACAACCCATCTGTCACACTGTCCCACCACCACAGGGGATGGCTTCCACACCATCAGAACCTCCTGGCCCCTGTGGAGTTTCTCCAGAGTGCACCGTAGAGTCCTCCCgagagcagagcagccacagcatcaCAAAGGGCATCTCAAATTGCATCTCAAGTCACCAGGCACATCCTTAACTCATCAGGAACACGGCCCCATGCCCTTCAGCCCAGAACTGGCTGCCGGTTTTGTATGGAGAGAAGACAGTGGGGAAGGAGTGGACACAGATCTGTCTCCCAGCTTTGCTTCATTACGGGCACAGCTCAAACCATTCCTGGCCCCTGGCCacagggaggaggaagggatatgatggctgcagcccctcacctctattcccacagagccccagcccccccGGTGTGCGTGGGAGTCTCTATGTACATGTCTGTTTACACCGGGCAGAGAGGACGTGCATGGAGGGAAATGCATGTCTGGGGAAGGGTGGGGGCCAGAGAGAGGGGACAGTGGCGCTGAGGCCATCACATGGCTGCCAGCTGGCCCAGCACCATCCTGAACTGCTGCGTGCTGTTGGCGAGGTCCTTGACACGCTCCACCATGTCCTTGGAGGCGGAAGGAGATGGGTAGTGGAGGGCAGCTGCCTTGGTGGTCATCACGATCTCCTTGAGCATCTCACAGAGGAGGTTGCTGTAGTGCATCACCTTGTGCTGGATGTCCTGGGCCTTGGCCTGGCGGGACAGCGTGTCCCCAATAAAGACGAGCTTGTGAGCACTGAGGATGACAAACTTGCTGTGGGCCACAAAGATCTTGGGAGGTTGGTTGGTGCTGACAGCAGTGAAGAAGGCATCGACAGCGTTGGTGAGCGTGGTGAGGTTGGCCTCGCACTGCTCCAGGTagaagagcaggagctggcGGTCAGCAGGACACAGCGTCCCACCGCCGCGCGCGGGGCTGTAGTGCTGGGGGGGGCTCCAGTTGGACAGGTCGTTGTCAATGGGGCGCgtcacctcctgctccagccgCTCAAACTGCTTCAGCTGTGGAGAGACACAAACTGCTTCAGCTGTGGAGAGACACCCTGCCCCTGGGGCAGGGTGACCACTGAGCCAGCACCTGCTCCCCTCCATGGagccaccagcacaggtggCCACGGCCACCAGCCCCAGGGAACAGAGTGAGAGACAGCACCAGCCCCAGGACAGCCATGCTAGGCTCCTCTCCAGGATCAAAGTGCCTACTCTCCTCTTTACTAGCATAGCACTGGTATGGAAGGCAAGGTACAATGCACCACAAGAACATCCAGGGGATGAGGGCTGTGGTCAGACCAGCAGCAGAGGTTACAACTGAAGCAAGACATGGGGCCCTGTGCATGGCAGCACCCACCTGCCTGCCCCAGTGTCCTTACCTGCTGGTGCTCCAGCTGGTCTTTGCTCTGCCGGATGATGTTGcctttctccagcagctccttctgggTCTTCTCAAACTCCTCCTTGCCCTGCAGGGGCATGACATGGAAGGGGTCAGCAACACCAGCCTTGCCAGAGAGCCCCCCCTGCTCTGGGACATCCCTGGTCCACAAAGCCCTCAAATTGGAGGGTAAGAGCAAAACACAGGCAGAAGCAGAGCTGCCTAATCCCCCCTGTGCCAGAGAGCCACCATCATACACACtccctgtgggaagcagccccCATACCCGTGCCCACCTGGAGATGGACATAGTCATAATCCTCCATCCAGCCGCTCTCGCTGTTCTCATAGGGTCCGTCAGGTGACTCCTGGGCCAGCAACTtgggaggggagggcaggggccGTGACTGGATGCTGCTGGCCTTGTCGGAGGGGTGAGGGGGCCCATGGCCACCACTCTCCGCCACCGGCTTTGTCCGTTTGAAGAGAAGGGAGGCATTGCCATGTAGGAAGGAAGCCAACTGCTTAGTGTCATCAGGAACACCACGTGAGTGCATGATGAAGTGCTCCAAGTCATCCGTGCCCGACTTGCTGCTGGCCAGAGCACTGGGGGCCCAGTGGCAAGCGTCCAGCGCCTGGCCGTGCCGTGCCAGCGCCTGGTAGACCTCCTCCATCTTCTGCAGCTGCTTGCTGAGCTTAGTGTAGAGAGAGCGGTCAGAAGCCTGGGCAGCATTGCCCACTGCCCCCCGGGCAAACTCCAGCAGGTCCCGGAGGGCCGTCCGGACGCCCTCGGCTGCCCCGCGGATGTTGGCAGCATTGGCCTCCATGTGCTCGGGGCTGCGCCAGTTGGTGCTGATAAAGGACATGAGGTAGGAGACAGCGCTGCTGACGCCACTCTGGAGCTTGGCCAGTGTCTCCATGGCGGCATCCAAGTCCAAGGAGAACTCCTTGCCGGCTCCCTTAGCCGGCTCCTTCACAGGCACCACGTCCAGCGAGGATGTGGAGATGTTGCTGCgggtgctgcctgtgctggaggCCGAGAGGCGCTTGGCATCAGCACCCTTGGCCTCGCGGTCTACTTGTGGTGGGACATCATAGATGTACTCGCCCTCCGTGTCCACAGAGCCCTTGCCTGGGGCGTGCAGGTCCCGGGGCACATCGTACACCTCCTGGGAGGGGAAAGTGGGTCCCCCCAACTTCTTGAGGCTGGGGGGCACGTCGTAGATCTCGTGGGAGTGTGGCAGCTCAGGAGCACCTTTCCCAGCTGCCGGGGGCACATCGTAGACATCCTCTGGCAAGTAGGGCTCCTGCTGGGCCAGGATCAGGGGGTGGCGGGAGGGGTCGAAGGCTTTCTGCTTGGCAAAGGCAGGTGGCACATCATAGGTCTCCTCCCGTGCTGGGCCATCCGGCACGTCCTTGCTCACTGAGGGGGGGACATCGTACACCTGCAGGGGCAGAACAGTGGCActgtcagcactgctgggagaggCGGCCTGGGGCACGTGTGGAGGCACAGGCTCCACACAAGTGGAGGGCACATGAGTGCCAGCACTGAGCATCCAAGACGGAACTGGGATGAAGCCATGCACCCCAGGGGTCCCCCTGCCCTTTGGCACGGTAATCAAAAaatcctggagcagcccaggttggaagggactttgaaagatcatctggtccaacctcatCCCCTGAATGTGAACATCCAGCAACCCATTCCTTGGCATTCTGAAAGCCTCCAGAGCCAGGGACATCACCATATCTATGGGGAGACTGATttagtaaattatttttctccctgtAAAAATCTGCTTGTCATTCTTACACAAAGAAGCTGGGAGCTTCCCAGCAGCACTTACAGTTTGGTGCAAGTTCTTCTCCACGCTGGGGGGCACGTCGTAGATCTCTTGCCCCGGGTCCTGCCCGTTGGGACCCTTCACTGCCATGGGAGGAGTGTCATAGACCTGGAGGGGGGAACACAGGATGATGTCAGGGATGGTGTGGCCACCCACTTCCCCTCAGGGACCAGCTGGGAATGGTGGAGGTGCTGAGAAGTGGCACTGAGGTCCATAAAATACAGTTTTGGGTGCAATTTAGCCTGGTATGGATCTCAGGCTGTGACAGATCATCTCCCATTTTTAAGGGCAGAGCCAGAGATCCCCCCCGACACCCCAAGCAGCCTCACCTCCTGGCTGAACTGGCTCGGGACCCCTCCTCGGACAGGTGGCACGTCATAGATCTCCTGGGAACCCGTGGAGATGAGGTGGCGCGGGAAATCGTACTCAACCTGCTCACCCTTGGGGGAGTCATAGACATACACCTGGCCCACACGGGTGGGCACCAGCACctggaaagagggaaaagaCATGATGTGGGCACTACCGAGCATCTCCCACCATGCATCATCTCCCCAAAACCCAGCACGCGGCCAGAGAGAGGATGGCTGCTGGATTCCGTACTGGACTGCCTGGAATCAGGCTCTGCCGGTGCCACGGGAGGGCGCTGCCCGGCCGGGCGTGCGGCGATGCCGGGGACGGGATGATATCACCGGTTATTTATAGCGGCGATAGAGTCTCAGCGAGAGACAAAGCCCGGCCGGCACAGCCGTGGCATGCAGAAAGCAACGGCCGATCCAGGCATGGGCCGGGGTCTGCCAGCACCTGGAGATCCCCCCCTACCCACAGCTCCGTGCCTGAACGGGTCATTTCATGGTGACACCAGAGCGGAAAATAACCAAACCAGGGGGTAATGGCACCCTGCCCAAGCAGTGCCAAGCAGGGCTGAGGCGCTGGGCTGGTTCTTCCTTTTCGGATGTTCCTTGTGCCCTGGCTGTGAtctggcagctccctcccctcACTGGCTGCTTCCCAGGGGTATGAGTTGGAGTAGCCTTCCCGGAAACCACGATACTGAAAGCGCCTCACTCCTCTTCCCTGGGATGACGTGCCAGGGTTAGGGGCAGAGCCAGAAGGAGGCTGGTGTCCAGGATGGAGCCGTTAGGCTCCatgctggggacagcctggtGGCTCACCCTTGCCTCACCAGTGTACCTAGCAAgaactggcaggctgcctggcACAGTCGGGAAATGCTGGCACTGCCTGTCTGTTCCTGTGCACGCTCCCAGGAGGAACAAAATCTCACAGCATTGTGCTGGGTAGCACAGCTACTTCCACAGCTCCAGAACCTGGCATCCCAAAATAACTCTTGGCTTACCAACACTCTGTGTTCATACCAAACACAAGGACCAGAGTGCTGAATGCTGTGCTAGCCCCAAGAGG
Proteins encoded in this window:
- the LOC135279778 gene encoding probable D-lactate dehydrogenase, mitochondrial, whose amino-acid sequence is MFPFLSRCNMALRRVLALAAAPGRRSRCSKPSLPPDFVEALRAVVGAPNVSTATAVREQHGHDESMHPCAPPDVVVWPQAVGQVQELAALCHGRRVPMVPFGTGTGLEGGVNAVQGGVCFDLSRMDAIAELSLEDFSVTVEPGVTRKALNKHLHGTGLWFPVGTVGMRGSWGWQQWRGW
- the BCAR1 gene encoding breast cancer anti-estrogen resistance protein 1 isoform X2 — encoded protein: MNYLNVLAKALYDNVAESPDELSFRKGDIMTVLERNTQGLDGWWLCSLHGRQGIVPGNRLKILVGMYDKKQPQQQAPAPAQGQAAPQPSVPQPALPFHHQGGYTPLSPASQYTPMHPAYAPQGDNVYLMPVPSKGQQGLYPGSAPTGQFPPAPAKQPSTYPKQAAPHTFPNPGQEIYQVPPSLGQAAEAYPGGSASPPQDVYQVPPSAGQAQEIYQVPPSLDMRSWEGHKPQGKVLVPTRVGQVYVYDSPKGEQVEYDFPRHLISTGSQEIYDVPPVRGGVPSQFSQEVYDTPPMAVKGPNGQDPGQEIYDVPPSVEKNLHQTVYDVPPSVSKDVPDGPAREETYDVPPAFAKQKAFDPSRHPLILAQQEPYLPEDVYDVPPAAGKGAPELPHSHEIYDVPPSLKKLGGPTFPSQEVYDVPRDLHAPGKGSVDTEGEYIYDVPPQVDREAKGADAKRLSASSTGSTRSNISTSSLDVVPVKEPAKGAGKEFSLDLDAAMETLAKLQSGVSSAVSYLMSFISTNWRSPEHMEANAANIRGAAEGVRTALRDLLEFARGAVGNAAQASDRSLYTKLSKQLQKMEEVYQALARHGQALDACHWAPSALASSKSGTDDLEHFIMHSRGVPDDTKQLASFLHGNASLLFKRTKPVAESGGHGPPHPSDKASSIQSRPLPSPPKLLAQESPDGPYENSESGWMEDYDYVHLQGKEEFEKTQKELLEKGNIIRQSKDQLEHQQLKQFERLEQEVTRPIDNDLSNWSPPQHYSPARGGGTLCPADRQLLLFYLEQCEANLTTLTNAVDAFFTAVSTNQPPKIFVAHSKFVILSAHKLVFIGDTLSRQAKAQDIQHKVMHYSNLLCEMLKEIVMTTKAAALHYPSPSASKDMVERVKDLANSTQQFRMVLGQLAAM
- the BCAR1 gene encoding breast cancer anti-estrogen resistance protein 1 isoform X1 codes for the protein MTPHRPAGPGSPPRRGALFQNVLAKALYDNVAESPDELSFRKGDIMTVLERNTQGLDGWWLCSLHGRQGIVPGNRLKILVGMYDKKQPQQQAPAPAQGQAAPQPSVPQPALPFHHQGGYTPLSPASQYTPMHPAYAPQGDNVYLMPVPSKGQQGLYPGSAPTGQFPPAPAKQPSTYPKQAAPHTFPNPGQEIYQVPPSLGQAAEAYPGGSASPPQDVYQVPPSAGQAQEIYQVPPSLDMRSWEGHKPQGKVLVPTRVGQVYVYDSPKGEQVEYDFPRHLISTGSQEIYDVPPVRGGVPSQFSQEVYDTPPMAVKGPNGQDPGQEIYDVPPSVEKNLHQTVYDVPPSVSKDVPDGPAREETYDVPPAFAKQKAFDPSRHPLILAQQEPYLPEDVYDVPPAAGKGAPELPHSHEIYDVPPSLKKLGGPTFPSQEVYDVPRDLHAPGKGSVDTEGEYIYDVPPQVDREAKGADAKRLSASSTGSTRSNISTSSLDVVPVKEPAKGAGKEFSLDLDAAMETLAKLQSGVSSAVSYLMSFISTNWRSPEHMEANAANIRGAAEGVRTALRDLLEFARGAVGNAAQASDRSLYTKLSKQLQKMEEVYQALARHGQALDACHWAPSALASSKSGTDDLEHFIMHSRGVPDDTKQLASFLHGNASLLFKRTKPVAESGGHGPPHPSDKASSIQSRPLPSPPKLLAQESPDGPYENSESGWMEDYDYVHLQGKEEFEKTQKELLEKGNIIRQSKDQLEHQQLKQFERLEQEVTRPIDNDLSNWSPPQHYSPARGGGTLCPADRQLLLFYLEQCEANLTTLTNAVDAFFTAVSTNQPPKIFVAHSKFVILSAHKLVFIGDTLSRQAKAQDIQHKVMHYSNLLCEMLKEIVMTTKAAALHYPSPSASKDMVERVKDLANSTQQFRMVLGQLAAM